A region of Paenimyroides aestuarii DNA encodes the following proteins:
- the lgt gene encoding prolipoprotein diacylglyceryl transferase: MIWNPSEGITIAGFTLRFYSLMFVVAFGLGYYIMSKVYHRENRSQDELDKLFFYTFIATLLGARLGHVFFYDWDYYQHHLSEILLPFRFDPFEFTGFAGLASHGAAIGIILAMFFYSRIIKKPLLWILDRVVLSITIGGVFVRLGNFFNSEIYGHITEKSFPFGIKFIREEEFWRANNLMGITQAANKNEAYKLIETDPRFSTILEAIPFRHPTQLYEAFGYVILFIVLMFMYWKTDARNYLGKIFGVFLVFLWLIRFVVEYVKESQGGFESSLGLLSTGQWLSIPFIIAGIYIWATAKNRPVKI; the protein is encoded by the coding sequence ATGATTTGGAATCCGTCTGAAGGAATTACCATTGCAGGTTTCACCCTGCGCTTTTATAGTTTAATGTTTGTAGTGGCTTTTGGTCTAGGCTATTACATTATGAGCAAAGTATATCACCGCGAAAACCGTTCACAAGACGAGTTAGACAAACTTTTTTTCTACACTTTTATTGCCACTTTATTAGGTGCGCGTTTGGGGCATGTATTCTTTTACGATTGGGATTATTACCAGCATCATTTATCAGAAATATTGTTGCCGTTTAGATTTGACCCATTTGAGTTTACTGGATTTGCAGGATTAGCGAGCCATGGAGCAGCAATTGGTATTATTTTGGCAATGTTTTTTTACAGCCGAATCATTAAAAAACCGTTGTTGTGGATTTTAGACCGCGTGGTTTTATCAATCACGATTGGTGGGGTTTTTGTTCGATTGGGAAACTTTTTCAACTCAGAAATTTATGGTCATATCACCGAAAAATCGTTTCCTTTTGGAATAAAATTTATTCGTGAAGAAGAGTTTTGGCGAGCAAACAATTTAATGGGAATTACGCAGGCTGCCAATAAAAACGAAGCTTATAAACTAATAGAAACCGATCCAAGATTTTCAACCATTTTAGAAGCGATTCCGTTTCGTCATCCCACTCAATTATACGAAGCGTTTGGATATGTGATTTTGTTTATCGTTTTAATGTTTATGTATTGGAAAACCGATGCACGCAACTATTTAGGAAAAATCTTCGGAGTGTTTTTAGTATTCTTATGGTTGATTCGATTTGTGGTGGAATACGTGAAGGAAAGCCAAGGCGGATTTGAATCTTCGTTAGGATTATTATCAACCGGTCAGTGGTTAAGTATTCCTTTCATCATTGCCGGAATTTACATTTGGGCAACTGCCAAAAACCGACCTGTTAAAATTTAA
- a CDS encoding MBL fold metallo-hydrolase, translating to MTTTLLVIGILIAATLIFLQHPLFGKEPSGERLKRIQQSKNYTNGQFQNLSNTPALSEDATYFGMIKELLFSKIEHTKPTDSIPCVHTNLLENTINDDFMVWFGHSSYYMKIDGQSLLIDPVLSKNASPLYGTNTAFAGADLFTCESLPKIDVLILTHDHYDHLDYSSFKNIKDKVSKIICPLGVGAHLEYWGFPKENITELDWYEDASVTDAIKITATPARHFSGRSFKRNTTLWASYVLQTKNLNIYLGGDSGYDTHFKEIGTKYGPFDLAILENGQYDRKWKYIHMMPEEVVQASNDLQAKRFFPVHSSKFKLANHPWKEPLERVSIASAKQNTSKLITPKIGEVIYLNNPDQVFEKWWEQIN from the coding sequence ATGACTACTACCCTTCTTGTTATCGGAATTTTAATTGCCGCAACACTTATTTTTCTGCAACATCCGCTTTTTGGAAAAGAGCCATCGGGCGAGCGCTTGAAACGCATCCAACAATCAAAAAATTATACAAACGGTCAGTTTCAAAACCTATCCAACACCCCCGCATTATCAGAAGATGCTACTTATTTTGGTATGATAAAAGAATTACTTTTTTCAAAAATTGAACACACCAAACCCACAGACAGTATTCCTTGTGTACATACCAATTTATTAGAAAACACAATAAATGATGATTTTATGGTTTGGTTTGGGCATTCATCTTACTACATGAAAATTGATGGGCAATCGCTTTTGATTGATCCGGTTTTAAGCAAAAACGCATCGCCTTTATATGGAACAAATACTGCTTTTGCAGGTGCCGACTTGTTTACTTGCGAATCTTTGCCTAAAATTGATGTTTTGATTTTAACGCATGATCATTACGACCACTTAGATTATTCATCGTTTAAAAATATTAAAGACAAAGTAAGCAAAATTATTTGTCCGTTGGGTGTGGGTGCACATTTAGAATATTGGGGATTTCCAAAAGAAAACATCACCGAATTAGATTGGTATGAAGATGCCTCTGTAACCGATGCTATTAAAATCACAGCTACTCCAGCACGTCATTTTTCGGGCAGAAGTTTTAAACGAAACACCACTTTATGGGCTTCGTATGTGCTGCAAACAAAAAATTTAAACATCTATTTAGGTGGTGATAGCGGATATGATACGCACTTTAAAGAAATTGGTACAAAATACGGTCCGTTTGACTTAGCCATTTTAGAGAACGGACAGTACGACAGAAAATGGAAATATATCCACATGATGCCTGAAGAAGTGGTGCAAGCAAGCAATGATTTACAGGCAAAAAGATTTTTCCCAGTGCATAGCTCTAAATTCAAATTGGCAAATCATCCGTGGAAAGAACCTTTGGAACGCGTAAGTATTGCAAGTGCAAAACAAAACACATCAAAATTAATAACGCCCAAAATTGGCGAAGTAATCTATTTAAATAACCCCGATCAAGTTTTTGAAAAATGGTGGGAACAGATTAATTAA
- the yidD gene encoding membrane protein insertion efficiency factor YidD produces MEQLKKILIFPFVVLIRFYQLVISPLTPPSCRFTPTCSHYTLEALRKHGLFKGSWLGIKRIAKCHPWGKSGYDPVP; encoded by the coding sequence ATGGAACAACTCAAAAAAATACTCATTTTTCCTTTTGTTGTGCTGATACGTTTTTACCAATTGGTGATTTCGCCCTTAACGCCGCCCTCGTGCAGGTTCACGCCTACATGTTCGCATTACACCTTAGAAGCATTAAGAAAACATGGCTTGTTCAAAGGGAGTTGGTTAGGTATCAAACGTATTGCAAAATGCCATCCTTGGGGAAAATCGGGCTACGACCCTGTTCCATAA